In a single window of the Methylococcus sp. Mc7 genome:
- the cmr6 gene encoding type III-B CRISPR module RAMP protein Cmr6 codes for MSIAAVPKYLQGKDPEFYLSAPPGHRFLLYFAAWGENRETGKVDWRTEDRVPKMKRRQGQLVQDGWDDVTNAQFACTIAACKTPPFDEDKPRARRPKADPGFKHWNPMMEALLSRQTAATAQIGDDALLRLEALAIASFTTGLGNEHPLENGFAFLNPYGLPYLPGSGVKGVLRQAARELASGEWGETHGWDEEHPHPKSLSQRERDLAEGEGLSVVDILFGLESKNGDTEHLRGALTFWDVIPQIKGDSLMVEIMTPHQKHYYQDGQSPHDSGQPTPISFLTVPPGSGFTFHVQCDLAHLKRLAPELATDGQWQKLIEAAFEHAFQWLGFGAKTAVGYGAMRRDQEAEAKAAKARAERTSEAQRQATLDTMSPNLRQVEALRAEIEKRLAAGRKLPVSDQFWGGSIKKLALNALDNTEWTAEERIALANMLEAYAGRLMALDTKDLRKQLKLSALRGSG; via the coding sequence ATGAGCATCGCCGCCGTACCCAAGTATCTGCAAGGGAAAGATCCGGAATTTTATCTTTCAGCGCCGCCCGGACACCGTTTTCTGTTGTACTTCGCCGCTTGGGGTGAGAATCGGGAAACGGGTAAGGTCGATTGGCGGACGGAGGACCGCGTGCCGAAGATGAAGCGAAGACAGGGACAACTCGTGCAGGATGGTTGGGACGACGTTACCAACGCCCAATTTGCCTGCACCATTGCGGCCTGCAAGACGCCGCCATTTGACGAGGACAAGCCTCGGGCCAGAAGGCCAAAAGCGGACCCCGGCTTCAAACACTGGAATCCGATGATGGAAGCCCTGCTGTCTCGTCAGACAGCCGCCACGGCACAAATCGGCGACGATGCCCTGCTCCGCCTCGAAGCCCTCGCCATCGCCTCCTTCACCACCGGCCTGGGCAACGAGCACCCGCTGGAAAACGGTTTCGCCTTCCTCAATCCTTACGGCCTGCCCTATCTCCCCGGCAGCGGCGTCAAGGGCGTGTTGCGCCAGGCGGCGCGGGAATTGGCTTCGGGCGAATGGGGAGAAACGCACGGCTGGGACGAAGAGCACCCTCACCCTAAATCCCTCTCCCAGAGGGAGAGGGACTTGGCAGAGGGGGAGGGCCTGTCCGTCGTCGACATCCTTTTCGGGTTGGAATCGAAAAACGGCGACACCGAGCATCTGCGCGGTGCCCTGACCTTCTGGGACGTCATCCCCCAAATCAAGGGCGACAGCCTGATGGTCGAAATCATGACCCCGCACCAGAAGCATTATTACCAGGACGGCCAATCCCCCCACGACTCCGGCCAGCCCACCCCTATCAGCTTCCTCACCGTGCCGCCCGGCTCCGGGTTCACCTTCCATGTGCAGTGCGACCTCGCGCATCTCAAGCGCCTCGCCCCGGAGCTTGCCACCGATGGCCAATGGCAAAAACTGATCGAAGCCGCGTTCGAGCACGCGTTTCAATGGCTCGGCTTCGGCGCCAAGACTGCCGTGGGGTATGGGGCCATGCGGCGCGACCAAGAAGCGGAAGCCAAAGCCGCGAAAGCGCGGGCGGAGCGCACGTCCGAAGCGCAGCGCCAAGCCACCCTCGATACCATGTCCCCTAACCTGCGGCAGGTGGAGGCGCTGCGGGCCGAGATCGAAAAGCGTCTGGCGGCTGGCCGTAAACTCCCCGTTTCGGATCAATTTTGGGGCGGAAGCATCAAGAAACTGGCACTGAATGCGCTGGATAATACCGAATGGACGGCCGAAGAAAGGATCGCCCTGGCGAATATGCTGGAAGCCTATGCCGGTAGGCTGATGGCCCTCGATACCAAGGATTTGCGCAAGCAACTCAAACTCTCGGCCTTGCGAGGATCGGGGTGA
- the csx2 gene encoding TIGR02221 family CRISPR-associated protein, whose translation MGTKHTVKTLISFLGKGRLDPNTGYQTATYRFEDGSQRTSPYFGLALTEYLRPDRLVILGTSGSMWDVFIEHQAQAGEQEEARLQLLDAAQENRVDDALLEKLTPLLEDRLGVPVYPAIVPYAVSQEEQVAVLRRLADTVKEGDEVFLDITHAFRTLPMLALVAAQYLERVKKAQIADIYYGAFGMESENATPVVRLGGLLRLMNWVQALAAYDKDGDYGVFASLLEQEGFDTRNAEQLRLAAFRERTGNPVQAQQSLNTVYSAIEQLNTPIGGLFQPELLRRLAWCRKPRRADWELALADAALERSDFLRSAIFLQESFITGKVYERKEDINDYQAREAARNDHRDQAGFKLLTRLRNAMAHGLRANDNDVRQAMTDANKLRTTLQQIRKALFG comes from the coding sequence GTGGGAACCAAGCACACCGTGAAAACCCTCATCAGCTTCCTCGGCAAAGGCCGTCTCGACCCCAATACCGGCTACCAGACCGCGACCTACCGTTTCGAAGACGGCAGCCAACGCACCTCGCCCTACTTCGGACTGGCGCTGACTGAATATCTGCGGCCCGACCGGCTGGTCATCCTCGGCACCTCCGGCAGCATGTGGGATGTATTCATCGAGCATCAGGCCCAAGCCGGCGAACAGGAGGAAGCCCGGTTGCAACTGCTTGACGCCGCACAGGAAAACCGGGTTGACGATGCGCTGCTCGAAAAACTCACTCCGTTGCTGGAAGACCGATTGGGCGTTCCGGTATACCCGGCCATCGTGCCTTATGCCGTGAGCCAGGAAGAACAGGTCGCGGTACTGCGAAGGCTCGCCGACACCGTGAAGGAGGGCGACGAGGTTTTTCTGGACATCACCCACGCCTTCCGAACCCTGCCGATGCTGGCGCTGGTCGCCGCCCAATATCTGGAGCGGGTCAAGAAAGCCCAAATCGCCGATATTTACTACGGGGCTTTCGGCATGGAGAGCGAAAATGCCACCCCCGTGGTGCGTCTGGGCGGCCTGCTCCGGCTCATGAACTGGGTTCAAGCCCTGGCCGCCTATGACAAGGACGGGGATTATGGAGTTTTCGCCTCGTTGCTCGAGCAGGAAGGCTTCGATACGAGAAACGCCGAACAGTTGCGCTTGGCCGCCTTCCGTGAACGCACCGGCAATCCGGTCCAGGCACAGCAATCGCTCAACACCGTCTATTCAGCGATCGAGCAACTGAATACCCCGATTGGCGGACTGTTCCAACCGGAACTGCTGCGCCGCCTGGCGTGGTGCCGCAAACCCCGCCGCGCCGACTGGGAGCTGGCATTGGCGGATGCCGCGCTGGAGCGCTCCGATTTCCTGCGCAGCGCGATCTTCCTGCAGGAGAGCTTCATCACCGGCAAGGTCTACGAGCGCAAGGAAGACATCAACGACTACCAGGCGCGAGAGGCTGCCCGGAACGATCATCGAGATCAGGCCGGCTTCAAGTTGCTCACCCGATTGCGCAACGCCATGGCGCACGGACTGCGCGCCAACGACAACGATGTGCGACAGGCGATGACAGACGCGAATAAGCTCCGGACGACGCTCCAACAGATTCGCAAGGCGCTCTTCGGTTAA
- a CDS encoding type II toxin-antitoxin system Phd/YefM family antitoxin: MVAINVHEAKAHLSECLSRVEAGETVIIARCNEPIAKLVPVGPDETGKKRRPIGLAKGMGHVLPAFFEPMSEEELAQWYEVLPTDPPHSGD, encoded by the coding sequence ATGGTTGCAATCAATGTTCATGAGGCCAAGGCGCATCTGTCCGAGTGTCTGTCCCGGGTCGAGGCGGGCGAGACGGTGATCATCGCCCGGTGCAACGAGCCCATCGCCAAACTCGTGCCCGTCGGCCCGGACGAGACGGGAAAGAAGCGCCGGCCGATCGGATTGGCCAAAGGCATGGGACATGTCTTGCCGGCGTTTTTCGAGCCGATGAGCGAGGAGGAACTGGCCCAATGGTACGAGGTGTTGCCCACCGACCCGCCGCATTCTGGGGACTGA
- a CDS encoding ribbon-helix-helix protein, CopG family → MSTLTIRLDDQLDQQLNRLAAQMHRTKSDLVREMLRREAALEELRQTRALLKPYADRAGYLTDEDFFRDFS, encoded by the coding sequence ATGTCCACGCTCACCATTCGGCTCGACGACCAGCTTGACCAGCAATTGAACCGGCTTGCGGCGCAAATGCACCGTACCAAGAGCGACCTGGTGCGCGAGATGCTCCGCCGCGAGGCGGCGCTGGAAGAATTGCGGCAGACGCGGGCGTTGTTGAAGCCGTACGCGGATCGCGCCGGATACCTGACGGATGAGGATTTCTTCCGCGACTTCTCGTGA
- a CDS encoding Uma2 family endonuclease: protein MNWQEICENPLFENLPFKFETDRWGHIVMSPASNRHGQFRVAITEWLLKLAPGHRPITECSIQTSDGVRVADVALASTDFLRRYHDANPYPESPEIVVEILSPSNGIAEMEEKKEPYFARGAREFWICDQDGGMRFYNNHARLEHRALVPDFPDRVELPF from the coding sequence ATGAATTGGCAAGAAATCTGCGAAAACCCGTTATTCGAGAATCTGCCCTTCAAATTCGAAACCGATCGCTGGGGTCATATCGTGATGAGTCCCGCTTCCAACCGCCATGGTCAGTTTCGGGTTGCGATCACGGAATGGCTGCTCAAACTGGCCCCCGGCCACCGGCCGATCACGGAATGCAGCATTCAGACGTCCGATGGCGTTCGAGTCGCGGATGTCGCGTTGGCCAGCACCGACTTCCTCCGCCGTTATCACGACGCGAACCCCTACCCCGAGTCCCCCGAAATCGTGGTGGAAATTCTGTCGCCATCGAATGGCATCGCGGAAATGGAAGAAAAGAAAGAACCGTATTTCGCCCGTGGCGCCCGTGAATTCTGGATTTGCGACCAGGACGGCGGCATGCGTTTCTACAACAATCATGCCCGGCTGGAACACAGGGCACTGGTGCCGGACTTTCCCGATCGCGTCGAGCTGCCCTTCTGA
- the cmr5 gene encoding type III-B CRISPR module-associated protein Cmr5: protein MATLEQQRAQDAWDCAEKAKRQLGSDYEKYVDLAKSVPALIMNSGLMQVLAFLHEKSLDKKTGRPKPNDPHTHIGQHLRDALHKRFADLPADFEGAMNQLMKSDSLHFQAITTEAFAWLRWLRQMAAARQGGTQ, encoded by the coding sequence ATGGCGACACTGGAACAACAACGGGCTCAGGATGCGTGGGACTGTGCGGAGAAGGCTAAACGGCAGCTTGGCTCCGACTATGAGAAATACGTCGATTTGGCCAAGAGCGTACCCGCACTGATCATGAATTCTGGACTGATGCAGGTCTTGGCGTTTCTGCACGAAAAAAGTTTGGACAAGAAAACGGGGAGGCCCAAGCCCAACGACCCTCACACGCACATCGGGCAACATCTGAGAGACGCATTGCACAAGCGTTTCGCCGATCTCCCTGCGGATTTCGAGGGTGCCATGAATCAACTGATGAAGTCGGATTCTCTCCACTTCCAGGCCATCACCACCGAAGCCTTCGCCTGGCTGCGTTGGTTGCGGCAGATGGCCGCCGCGAGGCAGGGGGGAACGCAATGA
- the cas1 gene encoding CRISPR-associated endonuclease Cas1 yields MGTLYLDRKDLELRHEGKHLCLYENGAKSGTVPISLIDRVVIRGAVTLTSGAIGALTEEGIGLVLLSGRHGRHMATVLGRPQGDAWRRIGQYRWYHDAGYRARWARTLVLLKLRAQHRMLTRALPERPDCRKPLTDAQGSLMELIGKVQALPAEAGALPSLRGLEGAGAAAHFGAMQSLFPPALGFTGRNRRPPRDPVNAVLSLAYTLLHFEAIAACHAGGLDPYIGFYHEPAYNRESLAADLIEPLRAHIDGWVWRLFADRVLRDDHFTSSGDACLLGKAGRERFYSAFEIRCRPLRRLLRRQVHGIATRLKEDHDANGSAAA; encoded by the coding sequence ATGGGCACCCTGTATCTGGACCGCAAAGACCTCGAACTCCGCCACGAAGGCAAGCACCTTTGCCTTTATGAAAACGGCGCCAAAAGCGGCACGGTGCCGATCAGCCTGATCGACCGCGTCGTGATCCGTGGCGCCGTGACACTCACCTCCGGAGCCATCGGCGCACTGACCGAAGAAGGCATCGGCCTGGTACTGCTCAGCGGCCGCCACGGCAGGCACATGGCCACCGTGCTGGGCCGTCCGCAAGGGGATGCCTGGCGGCGGATCGGCCAATACCGCTGGTATCACGACGCCGGCTACCGCGCCCGCTGGGCCCGCACCCTGGTGCTGCTCAAGCTGCGCGCCCAGCACCGCATGCTCACCCGGGCCCTGCCGGAACGGCCCGATTGCCGCAAGCCTCTGACCGATGCCCAGGGCAGCCTGATGGAACTGATCGGCAAGGTCCAAGCCCTGCCAGCCGAAGCCGGCGCCCTGCCCAGCCTGCGCGGACTGGAAGGCGCCGGGGCCGCCGCCCATTTCGGCGCCATGCAAAGCCTGTTTCCACCGGCGCTCGGCTTCACCGGCCGCAACCGCCGGCCGCCGCGGGACCCGGTCAACGCCGTGTTGTCGCTGGCTTACACCCTGCTGCATTTCGAAGCCATCGCCGCCTGTCATGCCGGCGGACTGGACCCCTATATCGGCTTCTACCACGAACCCGCCTATAACCGCGAATCGCTGGCCGCCGACCTGATCGAACCCCTGCGCGCCCACATCGACGGCTGGGTCTGGCGACTGTTCGCCGACCGTGTTCTGCGCGACGACCATTTCACCAGCAGCGGCGATGCCTGTCTGCTCGGAAAAGCCGGCCGCGAACGTTTCTACAGCGCCTTCGAAATCCGCTGCCGC
- the cmr4 gene encoding type III-B CRISPR module RAMP protein Cmr4, translating into MFEKHAAIFLYAVSPVHLGAGQAVGVIDNPIQRERHTSHPCFAGSGIKGAVRHGFEAIAKGTSQDRPLKELITVLFGPDADSSELHAGAVSFGDAQLVALPIRSLKGGYVYATCPQAISRARRLLGLIGVAANWPDLPDIGEGQCLIANPALLSGDKLHLEAFEYTARVSPNLPTLSEDLATRALPDDNGYAFFRDKLKTDLAVLSDTDFAYFAENAMLVEPHVRIDEKTGTAKDGGLFYTENLPPESLLVAPMLASQTRTGRKDDWEDAVSVMAKIKNVIDGKLLQIGGDATTGRGLVVAKVVEG; encoded by the coding sequence ATGTTTGAGAAACACGCCGCCATCTTTCTTTACGCCGTCAGCCCCGTCCACCTGGGCGCCGGTCAGGCCGTGGGCGTCATCGACAACCCGATCCAGCGCGAGCGCCATACCAGCCATCCTTGTTTTGCCGGCTCCGGCATCAAGGGGGCGGTGCGGCATGGGTTTGAAGCCATCGCCAAGGGAACGAGCCAGGATCGCCCGCTGAAGGAGTTGATTACGGTATTGTTCGGTCCGGACGCGGACAGTTCGGAACTCCACGCCGGCGCCGTGAGCTTCGGCGACGCCCAACTCGTGGCCCTGCCGATCCGCTCGCTCAAGGGCGGTTACGTATATGCCACTTGTCCGCAGGCGATTTCGCGGGCGCGGCGGTTGCTCGGGCTCATCGGCGTTGCGGCGAATTGGCCCGACCTTCCAGATATCGGAGAAGGCCAGTGCCTTATCGCCAATCCGGCATTGCTCTCAGGCGACAAGCTGCATCTGGAAGCCTTCGAGTACACCGCTAGGGTGTCCCCGAATTTGCCCACGCTTTCCGAAGACCTCGCCACCCGCGCTCTACCGGATGACAACGGCTACGCCTTCTTCCGCGACAAACTCAAAACCGACCTGGCCGTCCTCTCCGACACCGATTTCGCTTACTTCGCCGAGAACGCCATGCTGGTGGAACCGCATGTGCGCATCGATGAAAAGACCGGCACCGCCAAGGACGGCGGCCTGTTCTACACCGAAAACCTGCCGCCGGAATCGCTGCTCGTGGCCCCCATGCTGGCGAGCCAGACCCGCACCGGTAGAAAGGACGACTGGGAGGACGCCGTGAGCGTGATGGCCAAGATCAAAAACGTCATCGACGGCAAGCTGCTGCAGATCGGCGGCGACGCGACCACCGGACGCGGATTGGTGGTAGCCAAAGTGGTGGAGGGCTGA
- a CDS encoding DUF1778 domain-containing protein: MGTTGAKQDRIGARVPHEVYETLCRAAELTGSTVNQFLVQAALKEAQAVIEREEVIRLSARDWDWLLDLMENPPEPNAKLKAALDRYEKAKLDDAGTSFNWKP, translated from the coding sequence ATGGGAACCACTGGTGCCAAACAAGACCGCATCGGCGCCCGCGTGCCCCATGAGGTCTACGAAACGCTGTGCCGCGCCGCCGAGCTGACGGGATCCACGGTCAACCAGTTTCTGGTCCAGGCTGCGCTGAAGGAGGCTCAGGCGGTCATCGAGCGCGAAGAAGTGATCCGCCTGTCCGCCCGCGACTGGGACTGGCTTCTCGACCTGATGGAGAACCCGCCCGAACCAAACGCCAAGCTGAAGGCAGCCCTGGATCGCTACGAGAAGGCCAAGCTGGACGATGCGGGTACTTCCTTTAACTGGAAACCATGA
- a CDS encoding putative toxin-antitoxin system toxin component, PIN family — protein sequence MKIFVDTNVWLSGRFRPGLCAELLEALVGLDATILLDERVLGEFKRIARDKLKVNDVDLARAELFFRDYTVVVPAADDAAEGIPDPDDAWIIAAALSAGADLFVTGDKELLALGVVGGMPVIDPRTAYMRLRWLG from the coding sequence GTGAAGATATTTGTCGACACCAACGTCTGGTTGAGCGGCCGGTTCCGGCCTGGGTTGTGCGCGGAGCTGCTGGAGGCGTTGGTGGGGCTGGACGCGACAATCCTGCTCGACGAGCGGGTGCTCGGCGAGTTCAAGCGGATTGCCCGCGACAAGCTGAAGGTGAACGACGTTGACCTGGCGCGCGCGGAGCTGTTCTTCCGCGACTACACGGTGGTCGTGCCGGCTGCCGATGATGCCGCGGAAGGGATTCCCGACCCGGACGATGCCTGGATCATTGCCGCTGCCCTGTCCGCCGGCGCCGATCTGTTCGTGACCGGCGACAAGGAACTCCTGGCCTTGGGCGTCGTTGGAGGCATGCCCGTCATCGATCCGCGCACGGCCTATATGCGTCTGCGCTGGCTGGGCTGA
- a CDS encoding GNAT family N-acetyltransferase translates to MRVLPLTGNHDRQSFDCGRQELNDWLRQVARQHQDKGLSRTFVAIREEEPERICGYYALTLAELESLHLPATWRKKLPRRVPGVRLGRLAVDQRHQGKKLGELLLVDALGRAERIYTEAGGIGLFVDAIDERAAAYYLRFGFRAIPDNPLLLFFPASVAVR, encoded by the coding sequence ATGCGGGTACTTCCTTTAACTGGAAACCATGACCGGCAGAGTTTCGACTGCGGCCGCCAGGAGCTGAACGACTGGCTGCGGCAAGTCGCGCGCCAACATCAGGACAAAGGGCTATCGAGAACCTTCGTCGCCATCCGCGAAGAGGAGCCGGAGCGCATTTGCGGTTACTACGCGCTGACCTTGGCGGAATTGGAAAGCCTGCACCTGCCCGCGACTTGGCGCAAGAAGCTGCCGCGCCGCGTTCCCGGCGTGCGCCTGGGGCGGCTAGCCGTCGATCAGCGCCATCAGGGCAAGAAGCTCGGCGAGCTGCTGCTGGTCGATGCGCTGGGCCGGGCGGAGCGAATCTACACGGAAGCCGGCGGCATCGGTCTCTTCGTCGACGCCATCGACGAGCGAGCGGCCGCCTACTACCTGCGCTTCGGCTTCCGGGCGATTCCTGACAACCCGCTCCTGCTGTTCTTTCCGGCCAGCGTGGCGGTCCGCTGA
- the csx16 gene encoding CRISPR-associated protein Csx16: protein MTTFFITRHPGARVWAEQEGIRVDRLVDHLDPAEVSPGDTVLGTLPVNLAAEVCARGARYLHLSLTVPAEWRGRELSADDLRRFGARLEQFEVRAIPSA from the coding sequence ATGACCACCTTCTTCATCACCCGCCACCCCGGCGCCCGCGTGTGGGCGGAACAAGAGGGCATCCGGGTCGACCGCCTGGTCGATCATCTCGACCCGGCTGAAGTCAGCCCGGGCGATACGGTGCTCGGCACGCTGCCGGTCAACCTCGCCGCCGAGGTGTGCGCACGCGGCGCCCGCTACCTCCACCTCAGTCTGACCGTGCCGGCGGAATGGCGGGGGCGGGAACTTTCCGCCGACGATCTCCGCCGCTTCGGCGCGCGCCTGGAACAATTCGAGGTGCGGGCCATCCCGTCGGCTTGA
- a CDS encoding type III-B CRISPR module-associated Cmr3 family protein, which produces MSAVEYRFLEPLDVLFLRGNKLFGDPGSFGESLIPPWPSVTAGALRSRMLADEGVDLAAFARGEIDHPALGTPAKPGAFIVTTFQLARRHGGGGVEALFPIPADLVVSESSDGTPSIRALTPSPMFPGYPARNPSGGLRPTKSAPGGFVPQGEGISSSAPLPLLPVLAETERSKPASGYWLTESGWKRYLAGETPTPDDLVKSSALWRIDPRVGVGLVADKRRAADGRLFSVQAVAFGHGVGFLTGVTGAEPPTHGTLRLGGDGRAAAIHAVDPCMPQADFDAIAARRCRLVLATPGIFGSPRPSGPGVSAGWLPTGVTKTAEGEFRFDLHGVKGRLVCAAVPRAEVVSGWDLAKWQPKSAQRAVPTGSVWWLDELEATPEALRKLAERGLWNEPCEDATRRAEGFNRLALAAWR; this is translated from the coding sequence ATGAGCGCCGTCGAATACCGTTTTCTCGAACCCCTGGACGTGCTGTTCCTGCGCGGCAACAAGCTGTTCGGCGACCCCGGCAGCTTCGGCGAATCCTTGATTCCGCCCTGGCCTTCCGTCACGGCGGGGGCGCTGCGATCGCGGATGCTGGCGGATGAGGGGGTGGATTTGGCGGCTTTCGCGCGCGGCGAGATCGACCATCCGGCGCTGGGTACCCCGGCAAAACCCGGCGCGTTCATCGTGACGACCTTCCAACTGGCCCGCCGCCATGGCGGCGGCGGCGTGGAGGCCTTGTTCCCGATACCGGCGGACCTGGTGGTAAGCGAAAGCTCGGACGGCACACCAAGCATTCGCGCCCTCACCCCTTCCCCAATGTTTCCGGGCTATCCTGCCCGGAACCCTTCGGGCGGGCTTCGCCCGACCAAATCCGCTCCCGGCGGATTTGTCCCACAGGGAGAGGGGATATCGAGTTCCGCCCCGTTGCCGCTGCTGCCGGTGCTGGCCGAAACCGAACGGAGCAAACCTGCGTCGGGCTACTGGCTGACCGAATCCGGCTGGAAACGCTATCTTGCGGGCGAAACGCCGACACCGGACGACCTGGTGAAATCCAGCGCGCTCTGGCGGATCGACCCGCGCGTGGGTGTGGGGCTGGTTGCCGACAAGCGCCGCGCCGCCGATGGCCGGCTGTTTTCGGTGCAGGCGGTGGCCTTCGGGCATGGCGTCGGTTTTCTGACCGGCGTGACCGGCGCTGAACCGCCCACTCACGGCACACTGCGGCTGGGCGGCGATGGCCGGGCGGCCGCGATTCACGCCGTCGACCCGTGCATGCCGCAAGCCGATTTCGACGCCATCGCCGCCCGCCGCTGCCGCCTGGTGTTGGCCACTCCCGGCATTTTCGGCTCCCCTCGCCCTTCGGGGCCGGGGGTGAGTGCCGGCTGGCTGCCCACCGGCGTCACGAAAACGGCCGAGGGCGAATTCCGCTTCGACCTGCACGGCGTCAAGGGCCGTCTGGTCTGCGCCGCCGTGCCGCGCGCCGAGGTGGTTTCCGGCTGGGATCTGGCCAAATGGCAACCCAAGAGCGCCCAGCGCGCCGTCCCCACCGGCAGCGTCTGGTGGCTCGATGAACTGGAGGCCACGCCGGAAGCGCTGCGCAAGCTTGCCGAACGCGGGCTGTGGAACGAGCCATGCGAAGATGCCACCCGTCGCGCCGAGGGCTTCAACCGGCTCGCCCTGGCGGCGTGGAGGTGA
- the cas2 gene encoding CRISPR-associated endonuclease Cas2, giving the protein MAKRTLYLGAYDISNDNRLRAALKVLRNYSTGGQKSVFECFLSASEKRQLLEDVAGVIDPAEDRFFLIRLDPAPKVAVLGIAIPPADPEYYYVG; this is encoded by the coding sequence ATGGCGAAACGCACCCTGTACCTCGGCGCTTACGACATCTCGAACGACAACCGGCTGCGGGCCGCACTGAAAGTGCTGCGCAACTACAGCACCGGCGGCCAGAAATCGGTGTTCGAATGTTTCCTCAGTGCCAGTGAAAAACGCCAACTGCTGGAAGACGTCGCCGGGGTGATCGACCCCGCCGAAGACCGCTTCTTCTTGATCCGGCTCGATCCGGCACCCAAGGTGGCCGTCCTCGGCATTGCCATTCCGCCAGCCGATCCCGAGTACTACTACGTCGGATGA